A region of Deltaproteobacteria bacterium DNA encodes the following proteins:
- a CDS encoding ABC transporter permease — translation MRNRRHKVRRLLEHKELIRNLVIRDLKVRYKRSILGVFWALLEPLVLMILFTVVFSLLLRIRIENYPVFVLCGILPWSFFSTALSYSTTSIAENANLIKKIYFPREIIPLAVIISRLVNFLLSLGLFFIFLLAFKIRLSYSLAYLPLILAVQLIFILGLSLFFSSLNTFYHDVGFILQFILFGWFYITPIFYPVSMIPQKFLPFYLLNPMATIVYSYRNVLFRGIPPDFTYLLISFFISIFCFLVGVHIFRRLEFRFAEVL, via the coding sequence GTGAGGAATCGCCGACATAAAGTCAGAAGACTCCTAGAACATAAGGAACTCATCAGAAACCTAGTCATCCGCGACTTGAAGGTAAGGTACAAAAGGTCCATTTTGGGGGTCTTCTGGGCCCTCTTAGAACCGTTGGTCTTGATGATCCTCTTTACGGTGGTCTTTTCCCTCCTTTTACGGATCCGCATCGAGAACTACCCCGTCTTCGTACTATGCGGGATCTTGCCCTGGAGCTTTTTTAGCACTGCCCTCTCTTATTCCACCACCTCCATCGCCGAAAACGCCAATTTGATCAAGAAGATCTATTTCCCCCGGGAGATCATCCCCTTGGCGGTGATCATATCCCGCTTGGTGAATTTTCTCCTCTCCTTGGGGCTTTTCTTTATCTTCCTTTTGGCCTTTAAGATAAGGCTCTCGTATTCCCTCGCATATCTCCCCTTGATCTTGGCTGTCCAATTGATCTTTATCTTAGGGCTTTCCCTCTTTTTCTCCTCTTTGAATACCTTCTACCATGATGTGGGGTTTATATTGCAGTTCATCCTCTTTGGCTGGTTTTATATCACACCCATCTTCTACCCCGTCTCTATGATCCCCCAGAAGTTTCTTCCCTTTTATCTCTTAAATCCTATGGCGACTATCGTATACTCTTATCGAAATGTTCTCTTCCGAGGGATACCACCAGACTTCACTTACTTGCTGATCTCCTTTTTTATAAGTATCTTTTGCTTTTTGGTGGGGGTTCATATCTTTCGTCGGCTGGAATTCCGCTTCGCGGAGGTCCTATAG